AGAAATCCTGATTCTGCCCTTGCGAGCAAGCAAAGGACCCATAATAAATATGGATGCTCGCATTTTGGATATAAGATCGTAAGGAGCCTCTATGTTTTCGATATCCCTGTTTTCAATATGTAATTTCTTGTTCTTTCTTTTAACCTTTCCCCCCAGAGATTCGATAACCTGCCCCATGACTTGAACGTCGAGCAGATCGGGGGCTTCCTCCAAAATAATCTTATCTGAAGTCAGCAGACTTGCTGCAATGATCGGTAATATGGCGTTCTTTGCCCCGCTGACATCCACTTTCCCTTCCAGTTCTCTTCCGCCTGTCACAACAAATTTGCTCAAATTATTGTCATCTCCTGACCTATTTCTAAACTACGATTATATCATGATCCGGTCCAAACAATCCAGTATTAATCATCCCATATCCGGTTTTCCATTTCAACAGTAATAGTTCTTTTCTACCGGTCTGTTTTCCTGCAAGCAGGAAAGAAAACTTATTCGTACTATGTCAACCTTAAAGTTATTGTATACTATACTTCCTCGAGGAGTGCCGGCAGCGCAAGTACAGTCCTTCCACCATTATCTCCGGATTTTCTGGTCACCGCCTGTATATTGATTGTATCCTTCCCGGCTTTAATACCCTGGCCTGATCCCCAGGTATAACCGGACAGAGCATACAGCGATGGAATATCCGTTTGTTGAATAATGCTGACAATGTTCATTTTAAAATAACGTTGGATATCAATTTCCTGATCAACGCTTTCTTCAAGGTATACTTTTGTTTCCCGGCTGGATAATCGAAGGTTCAGTACTTCATACGTGTTGAGAACATCACCTTCCTGGTCTTGATTAATTTCCAGCTCTGCGCTGTACTGATAGGCCGTTCTGTTGGCAAAGTCGCTCAGGACAGCTTTATTCCACAGCAAGCCGCTTGACTGCAAAACATTTTCTATTTCCTTCTGACTGCTGCTATCTTCCGTCCAGATAATATATTTTACCCGGGCATTTTGGCAAGATGCAAGTCCCGAATGAAGAAGCAGCACAAGATTTCTGTCAGGATTGCTTTGGGCTTTAATGCTACTGGCAATCCCGGCTGCTGATCCTGATAAGACGATAATGGTCAGGGATATGAACAAACAAAGCAAGGTCTTTTTTCCAGACACGCTCTCTCACTCCAGCTTACTGATTTTTAGTTGTCATTCCTGTCTTTAATTCAAATGTCATCAACTATTAATAGTTTGACCAAAGTGGAGATTCCCAAAACATAAGAGATTTTTTTAGATTTTTTAGATTCTTCTAGCTATGTTGCCAGAAGCCTTTTCATGGTAAAATGTTATATATCAATTTTCTTACAGGTACTCATCAGAAGGGAGCCACTTTAATGGAAAACAACAGCCTTGAGCATAAGCATCTCCATGCCCATTCCCATCCAAACAAGAAAAATGTCTTAAATCGCTTGGCCAGAGTAATCGGCCATCTGGAAGGTATAAAAAGAATGGTTGACGATGAAGTAGACTGCAGTGAAATACTGATACAACTGTCGGCTGTCCGCTCCGCACTTAACAATACCGGTAAAGTCATCTTGAGTGACCATATCAATCACTGTTTGGTTCATGCTTATGAGGAAAACAATACCGAAGTCATCGACAAACTGAATGATGCTATTGACAAATTTCTAAAATAAATGCGGAATAGATTATGACCAGGCAAGACAAGATAAGAAAAGGATGCAGCAATATGATCGCTGCATCCTTTTTACTTTTGAACCCAAGGCTATTTTTCTGTCGCTCTGAGCCTAGCGACAGCTCTTTTCAAGGCAACCTCCGCTCGGATGATGTCCGTCTCGGCCTGTTTTTCACCGAGGCGTTTTTCAGCGCGCTCTTTGGCCGCCTCTGCTCTCGCGACGTCGATAGATTCCGCAAGCTCGGCGGTGTCGGCCAGGATCGTTGCCTTGTTCTGGACAACTTCCAAAAATCCGCCGCCAATTGCCATTTTTTCCACTTTTGCCGTTTTGCGTATAGCGGACGACCCCGATTACCAGGTTGGCAATGAGTGGAGAATGGTTGGCTAAGATACCGAGTTCTCCTTCCGCTCCGGGTGCCAGGATAAATTCAACTTCCGTATTCAGAACTTCGCCGGCAGGTGCCACGACAACAAAGTTAAACGTTCCAGCCATGGTTATACAGCTCCCAACTGTTTCGCTTTTTCAACCGCCTCTTCGATCGTTCCGACATACCGGAACGCTTCTTCAGGCAGACTATCGTGCTTACCTTCGCAGATTTCTTTAAAGCTCCGAATCGTATCTTTGACCGGTACGTATTTGCCTTTCATGCCGGTGAAGGCCTCGGCTACACTAAACGGCTGGGAAAGGAAAATCTGAATGCGGCGGGCTCGGTTAACAAGAAGTTTGTCATCTTCGCTGAGCTCGTCCATACCAAGAATCGCAATAATATCCTGAAGCTCTTTATAACGCTGCAGGATCTTCTGCACTTCGCGGGCAACTTCGTAATGCTCCTGGCCAACGATGTCCGGGGTCATGATCTGGGAACTGGAATCCAGCGGGTCCACCGCCGGGTAAATACCCATTTCAGAAATCGAACGGGAAAGAACCGTTTTGGCATCCAAATGCGCAAAGGCCGTAGCCGGTGCGGGGTCCGTCAAGTCATCCGCCGGCACATAAATAGCCTGAACGGAGGTGATGGAACCTTTCTTCGTTGAAGTGATGCGTTCCTGCAGGTTGCCCATTTCCGTAGCCAGGGTCGGCTGATAGCCTACCGCCGACGGCATACGGCCCAAGAGTGCGGACACCTCAGATCCGGCTTGGGTAAAGCGGAAAATGTTATCGACGAAGAGGAGCACGTCCTGTCCCTGTTCATCACGGAAAAATTCAGCCTGGGTAAGACCGGTCAGTCCTACTCTTAAGCGGGCACCGGGGGGTTCGTTCATCTGACCGAACACCATGGTCATCTTGTTAATAACGCCGGATTCCTTCATTTCATTCCAGAGGTCATTCCCTTCACGGGTACGTTCACCAACGCCGGCAAATACGGAAATACCGCCGTGCTGGGTTGCGATATTATTAATGAGCTCCTGGATCAGAACGGTCTTGCCTACGCCAGCACCGCCGAACAGACCAATCTTACCGCCTTTAGCATATGGTGCCAGCAGATCGACTACTTTAATCCCTGTTTCCAGCATCGTATCTGTGGTTTCCTGATCGACAAACGGTGGTGCTTTACGATGAATCGGGAATTTTAGTTCCGTGTTCACATCGGGTAGATTGTCGATCGGTTCTCCCAAGACATTGAACATTCTCCCCAATGTTTCAGTACCGACGCTGACAGTGATCGGTGCACCGGTGTTCACGGCTTCTACACCCCTGGTCAGACCGTCGGTGGACGACATCGCAATACAACGCACGGTGTCGTTGCCTAGATGCTGGGCAACTTCCAAAGTCAGTTTGGAGTTCTTTACTTCGTTTTGAATGACAATCGCACTATAAATTTCCGGCAGGGCATCGGAATCAAATTCGATGTCTACAACCGGACCCATGACTTGAATTACTTTACCTATTTTTGACACAAGCTTGCAACCTCCTTTGATAAGGTACGAAAAGCAGCTACTCCAGAGCCGCAGCTCCCCCTACAATTTCAGAAATTTCCTTGGTAATCGCTGCCTGACGGGCTCTGTTCATCATTAAAGTCAACTTGCCAATCATTTCTTTGGCATTTTCCGTTGCTGAATCCATCGCCGTCATTTTTGCCCCCATTTCACTCGCCTTGCTTTCCAGGAGGGCGCTGAAAATCTGACTTTCAACATAGCTGGGGAGTAATTTATCCAACATTTGCTGGGGTTCAGGCTCGAAGATATAGCTGCCACTGGCCTTTTCTGCGGATGGTTCAATCGGCAGTAATTTGATAGCGGTTGGTTCCTGAGACAGAACCGAAATGAATTTGGAATAAACGAGGTAAACCTCATCTAATTCGCCGCGGGTATATAACCCAATGACATCTTTAGCAATGCCTTTGGCTTGGCTATAATTGGGGCTATCGCCCAATCCAGTAAACTGTGTAATGATTTCAATATTACGTCTGGTAAAAAAATCAATGCCTTTCCGGCCTACTGCTACCAAACCGGCTTGAACGTCCGTCTTTTCATCAAGCAGACTCCTGGTCATACGATTCAAGTTGGTATTAAACCCTCCGCACAGACCTCGGTCTGACGTTACGAGGATATATCCCACTTTCTCCACTGGACGTTTTTCCAGAAGCGGATGCCTTGCCTCCGCCTGGTTCTGAACAAGACGGGCTAGGACACTCTGAAGCTGTTTGGCATATGGGCGGGAAGCGATGACTTTTTCCTGAGACTTCCGTAATTTGGCGGCAGCTACCATCTTCATGGCTTTGGTAATCTGCTGCATATTGGCTACACTACGGATCCGTCTGCGAATATCGCGTACTCCTGCCACTTCATTCACCTACTCTTTCTAAGCTAAAAAGCCTTGCTTGAACTCATTGATGGCATCGCCGATTTCTTTCATGAGCTCGTTGGAAAGAGCTTTCTCCGTACGAATTTTCTCAGGGATCTGAGTCGTACGCATGAAGCGGAGAAGTTCCTGTTCGAATTCTTTCATTCTTTCCATTGGGACATCATCGATATAACCTTTAGTCGCCGCGAAGATGACGATGATCTGCTCTTCGACCGGCATCGGCTGATATTGTCCCTGCTTCAGGATCTCCATGGTTTTTTGGCCGCGGTTAAGTCTGGCTTGAGTCGCTTTGTCCAGATCAGATCCAAATTGGGCAAAAGCCGCTAATTCGCGATAAGCTGCCAGATCCAGACGGAGCTGACCGGCTACCTGTTTCATGGCCTTGATCTGAGCGTCTCCTCCAACGCGCGATACCGAGATACCGACGTTAATGG
This genomic stretch from Dehalobacter restrictus DSM 9455 harbors:
- the atpG gene encoding ATP synthase F1 subunit gamma translates to MAGVRDIRRRIRSVANMQQITKAMKMVAAAKLRKSQEKVIASRPYAKQLQSVLARLVQNQAEARHPLLEKRPVEKVGYILVTSDRGLCGGFNTNLNRMTRSLLDEKTDVQAGLVAVGRKGIDFFTRRNIEIITQFTGLGDSPNYSQAKGIAKDVIGLYTRGELDEVYLVYSKFISVLSQEPTAIKLLPIEPSAEKASGSYIFEPEPQQMLDKLLPSYVESQIFSALLESKASEMGAKMTAMDSATENAKEMIGKLTLMMNRARQAAITKEISEIVGGAAALE
- the atpD gene encoding F0F1 ATP synthase subunit beta — protein: MSKIGKVIQVMGPVVDIEFDSDALPEIYSAIVIQNEVKNSKLTLEVAQHLGNDTVRCIAMSSTDGLTRGVEAVNTGAPITVSVGTETLGRMFNVLGEPIDNLPDVNTELKFPIHRKAPPFVDQETTDTMLETGIKVVDLLAPYAKGGKIGLFGGAGVGKTVLIQELINNIATQHGGISVFAGVGERTREGNDLWNEMKESGVINKMTMVFGQMNEPPGARLRVGLTGLTQAEFFRDEQGQDVLLFVDNIFRFTQAGSEVSALLGRMPSAVGYQPTLATEMGNLQERITSTKKGSITSVQAIYVPADDLTDPAPATAFAHLDAKTVLSRSISEMGIYPAVDPLDSSSQIMTPDIVGQEHYEVAREVQKILQRYKELQDIIAILGMDELSEDDKLLVNRARRIQIFLSQPFSVAEAFTGMKGKYVPVKDTIRSFKEICEGKHDSLPEEAFRYVGTIEEAVEKAKQLGAV
- a CDS encoding metal-sensing transcriptional repressor; protein product: MENNSLEHKHLHAHSHPNKKNVLNRLARVIGHLEGIKRMVDDEVDCSEILIQLSAVRSALNNTGKVILSDHINHCLVHAYEENNTEVIDKLNDAIDKFLK